A part of Augochlora pura isolate Apur16 chromosome 1, APUR_v2.2.1, whole genome shotgun sequence genomic DNA contains:
- the LOC144478740 gene encoding uncharacterized protein LOC144478740, whose product MFRYVHKARLSTIKHVQYVLHKRFKQYFSPLARQGHESDYSKGIYRKVSVKVRRLISTSVDVPMHGSISIKSRYVATLFKQRQFLSKFRIVIPSSLQYATHCFNPAPAMALKCFKGHTDRYNGITVNSNEEYCEPEIFARRLTTSLQGWIKDKKRTIWFRVYLPHSEWIPILVKEKFKFHHAREEYVTLYRWLVPNEECNVPHYAHTNLGVGAFVFNETTKEILVVKEKYTYKRPFWKLPGGYVDPDEDLETAVKREVLEETGIETTLKCLIGFRHAHNFAFNCSDIYIIFYLIPNNFDIKKCDKEISECQWMKLTDYLDHSEVHANNKLVARKMLEFFEHKMGVTVNYTEHPILKKPIAIYTISKVDEAE is encoded by the exons ATGTTCCGTTATGTGCACAAAGCACGACTTAGTACAATAAAACATGTTCAATACGTATTACATAAacgatttaaacaatatttttctcctcTTGCGAGACAAGGTCATGAAAGTGATTATAGCAAAGGTATTTATCGGAAAGTTTCTGTAAAAGTGCGTCGTTTAATATCTACATCGGTAGATGTTCCAATGCACGGTTCTATATCTATAAAATCGCGTTACGTTGCCACACTATTTAAAcaacgacaatttttatcaaaattccGGATCGTTATTCCTTCGTCACTGCAGTATGCAACACATTGTTTTAATCCGGCTCCAGCCATGGCTTTAAAGTGTTTTAAAGGACATACTGATCGTTATAACGGTATAACTGTTAATTCAAATGAAGAATATTGTGAAccagaaatatttgcacgaCGTTTGACAA CTTCTCTACAAGGATGGATAAAGGATAAAAAGCGTACAATTTGGTTTCGAGTATATTTACCACATTCTGAATGGATACCAATATtggtgaaagaaaaatttaaattccatCATGCACGGGAAGagtatgttacattatatcgATGGTTAGTTCCAAACGAAGAATGTAATGTTCCACATTATGCTCACACAAATTTAGGTGTTGGAGCATTTGTGTTTAACGAGACTACTAAAGAAATTTTAGTtgtcaaagaaaaatacacATATAAAAGACCATTTTGGAAATTACCGGGTGGATATGTAGATCCAG ATGAAGATTTAGAAACTGCTGTAAAAAGAGAAGTTCTTGAAGAAACTGGTATTGAAACAActttgaaatgtttaattggTTTTAGACATGCTCACAACTTCGCATTCAACTGTTCTGacatatatatcattttttacttaattcccaataattttgatattaaaaaatgtgataaAGAAATTTCTGAATGTCAATGGATGAAg CTAACAGATTATTTGGACCATTCAGAAGTACATGCAAATAACAAATTAGTTGCTAGGAAGATGTTGGAATTTTTTGAGCACAAAATGGGTGTCACTGTAAATTATACAGAACATCCTATCTTAAAGAAACCTATAGCCATATATACTATATCAAAAGTTGATGAAGCAGAATAG